One Vibrio campbellii CAIM 519 = NBRC 15631 = ATCC 25920 genomic window carries:
- the glnG gene encoding nitrogen regulation protein NR(I) codes for MSKGYVWVVDDDSSIRWVMEKTLSSTNIKCETYADGESVLMALEREVPDVLVSDIRMPGIDGLELLKQVQRDYPDLPVIIMTAHSDLDAAVNAYQKGAFEYLPKPFDIDETLTLVERAIAHSQENKREQLLPDDIPTDTPEIIGEAPAMQEVFRAIGRLSRSSISVLINGESGTGKELVAHALHRHSPRANKPFIALNMAAIPKDLIESELFGHEKGAFTGANSVRQGRFEQANGGTLFLDEIGDMPLDIQTRLLRVLADGQFYRVGGHSPIRVDVRIVAATHQNLEKLVHEGDFREDLFHRLNVIRVQIPALRERKQDIEKLTQHFLVRAADELGVETKTLHPSSVEILNRLDWPGNVRQLENICRWLTVMASGSEVLPSDLPAELLEEKKIATEATSGSWQDQLADWARQALEAGDKELLSYALPEFERILLEAALEHTKGHKQDAAKVLGWGRNTLTRKLKELY; via the coding sequence ATGAGTAAAGGATATGTTTGGGTCGTCGATGACGACAGTTCGATTCGCTGGGTAATGGAGAAAACCCTCTCCTCTACCAACATCAAATGCGAAACCTATGCGGATGGTGAAAGCGTGTTAATGGCGCTAGAGCGCGAAGTACCAGACGTTTTGGTTTCAGACATTCGCATGCCGGGTATCGATGGCTTAGAGCTACTCAAACAAGTTCAACGTGATTACCCAGACCTACCCGTGATCATCATGACAGCACATTCCGATTTGGATGCGGCGGTGAACGCTTACCAAAAAGGTGCTTTTGAATATTTGCCTAAGCCGTTTGATATTGATGAAACACTAACGCTGGTAGAGCGTGCGATAGCCCATAGCCAAGAGAATAAGCGTGAGCAACTTCTGCCGGACGACATCCCAACCGATACGCCTGAAATCATTGGTGAAGCACCAGCGATGCAAGAAGTGTTTCGCGCCATCGGTCGCTTATCGCGTTCTTCTATTTCCGTTCTAATCAACGGTGAGTCTGGTACCGGTAAAGAGTTAGTTGCTCATGCCTTACACCGCCACAGCCCGCGCGCCAACAAACCTTTTATTGCCCTCAATATGGCTGCAATCCCGAAAGACTTGATTGAATCGGAACTGTTTGGTCATGAGAAGGGGGCGTTTACTGGTGCGAATAGCGTCCGTCAAGGTCGTTTTGAGCAGGCCAATGGTGGCACCCTGTTTTTGGACGAAATCGGTGACATGCCGCTAGACATCCAAACTCGTTTGCTACGTGTTTTGGCGGACGGTCAGTTCTACCGCGTCGGCGGCCACTCTCCAATTCGTGTCGACGTACGTATTGTTGCAGCCACCCACCAAAACCTTGAAAAATTGGTTCACGAAGGCGATTTCCGTGAGGATTTATTCCACCGCTTGAATGTCATTCGTGTTCAGATCCCTGCACTAAGAGAGCGTAAGCAAGACATAGAGAAGCTGACACAACACTTCCTCGTTCGAGCGGCGGATGAACTCGGTGTTGAAACCAAAACCCTGCACCCCTCTTCGGTGGAGATTTTGAACCGCCTTGACTGGCCAGGTAACGTGCGTCAATTGGAAAACATCTGTCGTTGGCTGACCGTTATGGCAAGCGGCAGTGAAGTCTTGCCAAGTGATTTACCCGCAGAGTTGCTGGAAGAGAAGAAAATCGCCACGGAAGCCACCAGCGGCAGCTGGCAAGATCAATTAGCAGATTGGGCTCGCCAAGCGTTAGAAGCTGGAGATAAAGAGCTGCTTTCCTACGCATTACCTGAGTTTGAACGCATTTTATTGGAAGCTGCGTTAGAGCACACTAAAGGTCACAAGCAAGATGCCGCTAAAGTACTAGGATGGGGACGCAATACCCTAACCCGAAAATTGAAAGAATTGTACTGA
- the add gene encoding adenosine deaminase, whose protein sequence is MITKNLPLTDLHRHLDGNIRTKTILELGQQFGIALPAYDIESLTPHVQIVEAEPSLVAFLSKLDWGVAVLGDLDACRRVAYENVEDALNAQIDYAELRFSPYYMAMKHKLPVAGVVEAVVDGVQAGMRDFGIKANLIGIMSRTFGTDACQQELDAILSQKDHMVAVDLAGDELGQPGDRFVSHFKQVRDAGLNVTVHAGEAAGAESMWQAIQELGATRIGHGVKAIHDPKLMDYLAENRIGIESCLTSNFQTSTVESLANHPLKQFLEHGVLACLNTDDPAVEGIELPYEYEVAAPAAGLTQEQIRQAQINGLDIAFLSDAEKTELKEKVKDRV, encoded by the coding sequence ATGATAACTAAGAATCTTCCCCTAACTGATTTGCACCGTCACCTTGACGGCAACATTCGCACTAAGACTATTCTTGAGCTTGGCCAGCAATTTGGTATTGCTCTACCAGCTTACGATATCGAGTCGCTAACACCACACGTTCAAATTGTTGAAGCTGAGCCATCTCTTGTTGCTTTCCTTTCTAAGCTTGATTGGGGCGTGGCAGTGTTGGGCGATCTAGACGCATGTCGCCGCGTAGCTTACGAAAACGTAGAAGACGCACTTAACGCACAAATCGACTACGCTGAACTTCGCTTCTCACCTTACTACATGGCAATGAAACACAAATTACCTGTAGCAGGTGTGGTAGAAGCTGTGGTTGATGGCGTACAAGCGGGTATGCGTGATTTCGGCATCAAGGCAAACCTAATCGGTATCATGAGCCGTACTTTCGGTACTGACGCTTGTCAGCAAGAGCTGGATGCGATTCTTAGTCAGAAGGACCATATGGTTGCCGTTGACCTAGCTGGTGATGAACTTGGTCAACCGGGTGATCGTTTTGTGTCTCACTTCAAACAAGTTCGCGACGCAGGCCTGAACGTGACCGTACACGCTGGTGAAGCGGCGGGTGCAGAGAGCATGTGGCAAGCAATTCAAGAGCTTGGTGCAACACGTATCGGCCACGGTGTGAAAGCAATCCACGATCCTAAACTGATGGACTACCTTGCAGAAAACCGCATTGGTATTGAATCGTGCCTAACATCAAACTTCCAAACTAGTACGGTTGAGTCACTAGCAAACCACCCTCTGAAGCAATTCCTAGAGCACGGTGTGCTAGCGTGTCTAAACACGGACGATCCTGCGGTTGAAGGTATTGAACTGCCATACGAATACGAAGTGGCGGCACCAGCAGCAGGCCTGACTCAAGAGCAAATTCGCCAAGCGCAAATCAACGGTCTAGACATCGCTTTCCTATCAGATGCAGAGAAAACTGAACTGAAAGAAAAAGTGAAAGATCGCGTATAA
- the yihI gene encoding Der GTPase-activating protein YihI, with product MSRKKKSRKPGASGAPEFVVTRNRTESDVEGRLRKRAKKRKGLKTGSRNSDAEEQKRQAAAQKRDPRLGSKKKIPLIVEPVKKQTKQERRLSAEQELEMLENDAQLNVLLDRIEAGENLGTGLQKYVDEKLDRIEKLMDQLGLLEPEEDEDFTAPAVKGSRNDDDLLADFDDINFDDYKG from the coding sequence ATGAGCCGTAAAAAGAAATCAAGAAAGCCGGGTGCCTCTGGCGCACCTGAGTTTGTCGTCACTCGTAACCGTACAGAGTCAGATGTAGAAGGTCGTCTACGCAAGCGTGCGAAAAAGCGCAAAGGCTTGAAGACTGGTAGCCGCAACTCTGATGCTGAAGAGCAGAAGAGACAAGCAGCAGCACAGAAACGCGATCCTCGCCTAGGCAGCAAAAAGAAAATCCCTCTGATTGTTGAACCGGTGAAGAAGCAAACTAAACAAGAGCGTCGTCTATCTGCAGAGCAAGAGCTGGAGATGCTAGAGAACGATGCGCAATTGAACGTGTTGTTGGATCGCATCGAAGCGGGTGAGAATCTAGGCACTGGTCTACAAAAATACGTAGACGAGAAGCTAGATCGCATCGAGAAGCTGATGGATCAACTGGGTCTACTAGAGCCGGAAGAAGACGAAGACTTCACTGCACCAGCGGTGAAAGGTTCTCGTAACGACGATGATCTGTTAGCAGACTTCGACGATATCAACTTCGACGACTACAAAGGATAA
- a CDS encoding DUF2489 domain-containing protein, translating into MNVTLLAIAGAVIIIALASYAGYLLLQLKKQKELQLKHQKLAIDKRNANIFENVHTLCQAGIQGQCDLSEISIRVYNIMDYVQGEDRVDFDATYPAISELYHVVKDMARGEDRQQLAKKERMQQNLTRHKAEQRLTDAIIEELKVLQKNVKPLNNQINIQMI; encoded by the coding sequence ATGAACGTAACCTTATTAGCGATTGCGGGTGCAGTGATCATTATCGCGCTGGCTTCTTATGCAGGTTACCTTCTGCTTCAATTGAAAAAGCAAAAGGAATTGCAGCTGAAGCATCAAAAATTGGCGATCGATAAGCGTAACGCCAACATTTTTGAGAACGTGCATACCTTGTGTCAGGCGGGCATCCAAGGCCAGTGTGATTTGTCGGAAATCAGTATTCGTGTTTACAACATCATGGACTATGTTCAAGGTGAAGACCGTGTTGATTTTGACGCCACATATCCTGCGATTTCAGAGCTTTACCATGTCGTGAAAGATATGGCGCGTGGCGAAGATCGTCAGCAGCTTGCCAAGAAAGAACGTATGCAGCAGAACCTGACGCGTCATAAAGCAGAACAGCGCTTAACGGACGCGATCATCGAAGAGCTCAAAGTGTTGCAAAAAAACGTTAAGCCACTGAATAACCAAATCAATATTCAGATGATCTAA
- a CDS encoding EAL domain-containing protein: MSNATTQITLRTAVLIPFVMIFLLAIGVIVYVQKQSYEEVVTDISDKQLSVLTESVHDHLNDYLRKPFTAVNALGHNVSYHNLYHPNDTKDIQAYLLSAFKDLYHSIPQLDVIAFGSESGDFTGFRREAGDSYTLMVQDHRTDGNLVIYGSEDVSDDIRTVIAPYDPRTRPWYQPVAQDHRARWSPIYANADERQDITLSAMTPIYELGEFAGVLVTDIRINTFNLFLQDLKRDTSASVYIMDQEHRLVAHSGQGSVISWGTKFSEKGQRLLASESADPIIQMSASRLMGQDLSHSDKPYTFEFDFNGQRTFSRITPYHDANGLTWFIGTSVSETDLLGNLPNSQQKSWMVGALVSLFGIGISLLIFNRVTRPINATATAAQHLAKGDWDSTMPKPGYVYETTALVQAFNEMKGNLKASFKALREQLEFDSLTRLYSRQGLIEVSETLTHSGQGSLYLIGINKFRDINDSIGHHNGDQLLIHIAERLKQQLHDEATLARIGGDEFAVFMPTTHSDEDISLMERRLQQLLAAPFMLDGETVIVKISVGVVRTQPEQTMSLWLRNASIALSYAKQDSRTSVCHYSPEMASASKFRTQMLAKIQTGIDNREFVPFYQPIIDLATGNICGAEALARWHSESGMVSPLDFIPIAEESGMIKTIGQQILFQACSDTRKAIDNKQWPEDFQLHVNVSVHQLSSPNFVESVAKILLKTGLSATNVTLEITESRIIDSAPTTLDNLIKLREMGLGIGIDDFGTGYSSLAYLHALPFTCLKIDRTFINRLTKENLDSSVVAAIINITKGMKANVVAEGVETAVQAQLLRSLGCDQVQGFYYSRPMAMEEWPTHLVNMK, translated from the coding sequence ATGTCAAACGCGACGACTCAAATTACACTACGTACTGCTGTTCTCATCCCTTTCGTGATGATTTTTCTGCTGGCTATCGGTGTGATTGTCTATGTCCAAAAACAGAGCTATGAGGAAGTTGTCACCGACATCAGTGATAAGCAACTTTCAGTATTGACCGAAAGTGTTCACGACCACCTTAATGACTACCTGCGTAAACCTTTCACCGCAGTCAATGCGCTGGGGCACAACGTTAGCTACCACAACTTATATCATCCTAACGACACCAAAGATATCCAAGCTTATTTGTTGAGTGCATTTAAAGATTTGTACCACTCAATACCGCAGCTGGATGTGATTGCATTTGGATCTGAATCCGGTGACTTTACCGGCTTCCGACGCGAAGCGGGTGACAGCTACACGCTGATGGTTCAAGACCATCGTACTGATGGTAATTTGGTTATTTACGGCAGTGAAGACGTCAGTGATGATATTCGTACTGTGATTGCTCCGTACGACCCTCGCACCCGCCCTTGGTATCAGCCCGTCGCTCAAGACCACAGAGCCCGTTGGTCACCGATTTACGCCAATGCCGATGAGCGCCAAGACATAACCCTTTCGGCCATGACTCCCATTTACGAGCTGGGTGAGTTTGCAGGAGTCCTCGTTACCGACATTCGCATCAACACCTTTAACTTGTTCTTACAAGATCTCAAGCGAGATACCAGCGCATCCGTTTACATCATGGATCAGGAACACCGCTTAGTGGCGCATTCAGGGCAAGGCAGTGTGATTTCTTGGGGAACGAAGTTCTCAGAAAAGGGACAGCGTTTACTGGCTTCGGAAAGTGCAGATCCTATCATCCAAATGAGTGCGTCTCGCCTAATGGGCCAAGACCTCAGCCACAGCGACAAACCTTACACATTCGAGTTCGACTTCAACGGTCAACGCACCTTTAGCCGTATCACACCATATCATGACGCCAATGGCTTAACTTGGTTTATTGGCACTTCGGTTTCTGAAACCGATCTACTCGGCAACCTGCCCAATAGCCAACAGAAAAGTTGGATGGTCGGTGCCTTGGTGAGCTTATTTGGTATTGGGATTAGCCTACTGATATTCAATCGCGTTACTCGCCCTATCAATGCCACGGCAACAGCGGCGCAGCACTTAGCCAAAGGGGATTGGGATAGCACCATGCCTAAGCCGGGCTACGTGTACGAGACTACCGCCCTGGTACAAGCCTTTAATGAAATGAAGGGGAATCTAAAAGCCTCATTTAAAGCGCTACGTGAACAGCTTGAATTTGATTCTCTTACGCGCTTATACAGTCGCCAAGGTTTGATAGAAGTGAGCGAAACGTTGACTCATTCAGGCCAAGGTAGTTTGTATCTTATTGGGATCAACAAATTTAGGGATATCAACGACAGTATCGGCCATCACAATGGCGATCAGTTGCTGATTCATATTGCCGAGCGACTCAAACAGCAACTTCATGATGAAGCGACACTCGCTCGAATTGGTGGTGATGAATTTGCGGTATTCATGCCAACGACACACTCAGATGAAGACATCAGTTTAATGGAGCGACGCCTACAACAGCTGCTGGCAGCCCCATTCATGCTTGATGGTGAAACCGTTATCGTCAAAATTTCTGTTGGTGTCGTTCGCACACAACCAGAGCAAACCATGTCGTTATGGCTGCGTAACGCTAGTATTGCGCTCAGCTATGCCAAACAAGATTCCCGTACCAGCGTTTGCCATTACAGCCCTGAAATGGCGAGTGCTTCTAAGTTCAGAACTCAGATGCTGGCGAAAATCCAGACGGGTATTGATAACCGAGAGTTTGTGCCTTTCTATCAGCCGATCATTGACCTTGCGACGGGGAACATTTGTGGCGCGGAGGCATTGGCTCGCTGGCACAGTGAATCAGGCATGGTTTCACCACTCGACTTCATCCCTATCGCAGAAGAAAGCGGCATGATCAAAACCATTGGTCAACAAATCCTTTTCCAAGCTTGTAGTGACACTCGTAAAGCCATCGATAATAAGCAATGGCCTGAAGACTTCCAGCTACACGTCAATGTGTCCGTTCATCAGTTATCGAGCCCTAACTTCGTCGAATCTGTCGCGAAAATACTGCTTAAAACAGGTCTATCGGCAACTAACGTAACATTAGAGATCACCGAGTCGCGTATCATTGATAGCGCACCAACCACGCTAGATAACTTAATCAAGCTCAGAGAGATGGGGTTGGGTATTGGAATTGACGATTTCGGTACGGGTTACTCGTCACTCGCCTACTTGCATGCTCTGCCATTCACCTGCTTGAAGATAGATCGCACCTTCATTAACCGTCTGACCAAAGAGAATCTCGACAGCTCAGTGGTAGCGGCGATCATCAATATCACGAAAGGTATGAAAGCGAATGTGGTCGCGGAAGGAGTAGAAACCGCAGTACAAGCACAACTGCTCCGTTCACTTGGCTGTGACCAAGTTCAAGGCTTCTACTATAGCCGCCCGATGGCGATGGAAGAATGGCCAACACATTTGGTTAACATGAAGTAG
- the hemN gene encoding oxygen-independent coproporphyrinogen III oxidase yields the protein MSNQHTESKQQIVWDQAVLDKYNYSGPRYTSYPTALEFHEAFTISDYDMACTQYPDRPLSLYVHIPFCHKLCYYCGCNKVITRHSHKADEYLDVLEHEIRQRASLLGERQVTQLHFGGGTPTFLSEKQITRVMDLLRQEFTFSADAEISIEVDPREIELTMLDHLRSEGFNRLSIGVQDFNKEVQQLVNREQDEEFIFAMVARAKELGFRSTNLDLIYGLPKQTKASFAKTLEQVLEMQPGRLSVFNYAHMPQLFAAQRKIKDEDLPKAEEKMAILQDTIATLTGAGYQFIGMDHFAMPDDELAVAQREGILHRNFQGYTTQGECDLVGFGVSAISMIGDAYAQNQKELKKYYAQVNESRHALWKGVSLDADDLLRREVIKQLICNFKLDKKSIESEFGVKFEQYFKEDLGLLQTFINDELVEVDDNEIRVTLRGRLLIRNICMCFDKYLRAKARQQQFSRVI from the coding sequence ATGTCGAATCAACATACTGAATCGAAACAGCAAATCGTCTGGGATCAAGCGGTATTGGATAAGTACAACTATTCCGGTCCGCGTTACACGTCGTACCCGACAGCACTGGAGTTTCATGAAGCGTTTACCATTTCGGACTACGATATGGCATGCACTCAGTACCCAGATCGTCCGTTATCTCTGTACGTTCACATTCCGTTCTGTCATAAGCTTTGCTACTACTGTGGCTGTAATAAAGTGATTACTCGCCATTCGCACAAAGCTGACGAATATTTGGATGTACTTGAGCACGAGATCCGCCAACGCGCGTCACTATTGGGTGAACGCCAAGTGACTCAATTGCATTTTGGTGGTGGTACACCAACTTTCCTATCTGAGAAGCAGATTACGCGTGTGATGGACTTGTTGCGCCAAGAGTTCACTTTCAGTGCCGATGCGGAAATCAGTATTGAAGTTGATCCACGTGAGATTGAGCTCACTATGCTGGATCACCTACGCAGTGAAGGCTTTAACCGCCTAAGTATTGGTGTTCAGGACTTCAACAAAGAAGTTCAGCAGCTTGTGAACCGTGAGCAAGATGAAGAATTTATCTTTGCGATGGTAGCTCGTGCAAAAGAGCTTGGCTTCCGCTCTACTAACCTTGATTTGATTTACGGCTTGCCGAAGCAAACCAAGGCATCTTTTGCGAAGACACTAGAGCAAGTGCTAGAAATGCAGCCGGGTCGTTTATCGGTGTTTAACTACGCGCACATGCCACAACTGTTTGCTGCGCAGCGTAAGATTAAAGATGAAGATCTGCCAAAAGCGGAAGAGAAGATGGCGATTCTGCAAGATACCATCGCAACGCTAACAGGTGCTGGTTACCAGTTTATCGGTATGGACCACTTTGCGATGCCGGATGATGAGCTTGCTGTGGCTCAGCGTGAAGGCATTTTGCACCGCAACTTCCAAGGCTACACCACGCAAGGTGAATGCGACTTGGTTGGCTTTGGTGTTTCGGCGATTTCAATGATTGGTGATGCGTACGCGCAAAACCAGAAAGAATTGAAGAAGTATTACGCACAGGTGAATGAATCTCGCCACGCGCTGTGGAAAGGTGTGTCACTGGATGCGGATGACTTATTGCGCCGTGAAGTGATCAAACAGCTTATCTGTAACTTCAAGCTGGATAAGAAGTCGATTGAGTCTGAGTTCGGCGTGAAGTTCGAGCAATATTTCAAAGAAGATTTAGGTCTACTGCAAACCTTCATCAATGATGAATTGGTGGAAGTGGATGACAATGAAATTCGCGTAACACTGCGTGGCCGCCTTCTGATTCGTAATATCTGTATGTGCTTTGATAAGTACCTACGAGCGAAAGCGCGTCAGCAACAATTCTCTCGCGTGATTTAA